From Kiritimatiellia bacterium, a single genomic window includes:
- a CDS encoding N-6 DNA methylase: VDCMIALPGQLFYSTQIPACLWFLARTKHGRQGRTLFIDARKLGRMVDRTHRELTDEDIAHIANTYHAWRGEKEAGEYKDVPGFCKSATLDEIRQHGYVLTPGRYVGAEIKEDDDEPFDQKMQRLVAQLREQQAEAAKLDAAIAKNLKDLGFLR; encoded by the coding sequence GGTGGACTGCATGATCGCGCTGCCCGGCCAGCTTTTCTATTCAACGCAGATTCCGGCCTGTCTCTGGTTCCTCGCACGGACAAAACACGGACGTCAGGGACGGACACTCTTCATCGACGCCCGCAAACTGGGCCGCATGGTGGACCGGACGCATCGCGAACTGACCGACGAGGACATCGCCCACATCGCCAACACCTATCACGCCTGGCGGGGCGAGAAAGAGGCCGGAGAATACAAGGACGTCCCCGGCTTCTGCAAGAGCGCCACCCTCGACGAAATTCGCCAGCACGGCTACGTGCTCACCCCCGGCCGCTACGTGGGTGCCGAAATCAAGGAGGATGACGACGAACCTTTCGATCAGAAGATGCAGCGCCTCGTCGCGCAACTCCGCGAGCAACAGGCTGAGGCGGCCAAACTCGACGCCGCCATCGCCAAGAACCTCAAAGACTTGGGCTTCCTGCGATAG